In the genome of Vicia villosa cultivar HV-30 ecotype Madison, WI linkage group LG7, Vvil1.0, whole genome shotgun sequence, one region contains:
- the LOC131620887 gene encoding pentatricopeptide repeat-containing protein At1g73710 yields MSCAEKFPVSSSSLSSSSSSKFVTNTFTKPLLGHFPPLNTRWVCPPITCFRSKTPPLPTKVSSFTNKRKKKQSYGSVLTSVLKTLELSSDVEDTLDSFDDNLSPISPKDITIILQKQRNWERVVRVFKWFQSQNSYVHNVIHYNVVLRALGRAQQWDQLRLCWIQMANNNVLPTNNTYSMLVDCYGKAGLAKEALLWIKHMRMRGLFPDEVTMSTVVKVLKDVGEFDRADRFYKNWRGGKVDLDDLHFDSSTLNANGSRSSVPLSFKQFLSTELFKTGGGIRDSNSTLSLDTEIAPPKPRLSTTYNTLIDLYGKAGRLKDAADVFADMMKSGVALDTCTFNSMIFITGSHGNLVEAESLLVKMEEKGVSPNTTTYNILLSLYANAGNMDAALSYYRRIREAGLFPGDDTYRALLGVLCAENMVQAVESVIDDMEKSSVSVDECSLPGIVKMYINEGDLDKANDLLQKFQMNREPSSAICAAIIDAFGENGFWAEAEAMFYRPRHMVRQARDILEFNVMIKAYGKAKLYDKAVFFFEEMKNQGIFPIDSTYRSIIQMLSGADLVDQARDLIVEMQEMGFKPNCQTFSAVIGSYSRLGQLSDAVDVFEEMLKTGVKPNEVVFGSLINGFAEHGSLDEALHYFDLMKESGLSVNLIVLSTLLKAYSKAGDLEGVKSIYEQMQKVEHGLDIVACNSMITTFAELGLVSEARRTFENLKKAGRANSTSYEIIMYLYRDIGLFEEAIEIAEEMKMSGLMRDCNSYNKVMVCYAVNRQFHECGKLLHEMVSKKVLPNNETLFVLFSILKKGWFPIEAVEQLESCFEEGEPYALQATYASLYSLLGMHALALESVQTFIESELENLESAAAYNVAIYVYASAGDVAKALNIHMKMRDKHVEPDIVTQIFLVGCYGKARMVEGVKKIHSLLEYGEVERSKSLFRAIKAAYKLCNRDGDMRFMFDSDEYSEAES; encoded by the coding sequence atGTCATGTGCAGAAAAATTCCCGGTaagttcttcttctctttcttcctcttcttcttcaaagtttgttACCAACACTTTCACTAAACCTCTCTTGGGTCACTTTCCACCGCTAAATACAAGATGGGTTTGTCCGCCTATTACTTGTTTCCGTTCAAAGACTCCACCTTTACCAACAAAAGTTTCTTCCTTTACAAACAAGAGGAAGAAAAAACAAAGTTATGGTAGTGTTTTAACTTCTGTTTTGAAGACTTTGGAATTGTCTAGTGATGTTGAAGATACCCTTGATTCCTTTGATGATAATCTTAGTCCAATTAGTCCAAAGGACATCACTATTATTCTTCAAAAACAGAGAAATTGGGAACGTGTTGTTAGGGTATTTAAGTGGTTTCAATCTCAGAATAGTTATGTTCATAATGTAATTCATTATAATGTTGTGCTCAGGGCTCTTGGTAGAGCTCAACAATGGGACCAATTGAGGCTTTGTTGGATACAGATGGCCAATAACAATGTTTTGCCTACGAATAATACTTACAGCATGCTTGTTGATTGTTATGGCAAAGCTGGTCTTGCCAAAGAGGCTCTTTTGTGGATTAAGCATATGAGAATGAGAGGCCTTTTTCCTGATGAGGTTACCATGAGTACTGTTGTTAAGGTTTTGAAGGATGTTGGTGAGTTCGATAGGGCTGATAGGTTTTACAAGAATTGGCGTGGTGGGAAGGTTGACTTGGATGATCTTCATTTTGATTCTTCGACTTTGAATGCCAATGGTTCGAGATCATCAGTGCCTCTTAGTTTCAAGCAGTTTCTTTCAACTGAGCTTTTTAAGACAGGTGGGGGAATTCGGGATTCTAATTCTACGCTGTCGTTGGATACGGAGATTGCTCCCCCTAAACCTCGGCTCTCTACCACTTACAATACCCTTATAGATTTGTATGGCAAGGCCGGACGGCTAAAAGACGCTGCCGATGTCTTTGCTGATATGATGAAATCTGGAGTGGCTCTGGATACTTGCACTTTTAATAGTATGATATTTATTACTGGAAGTCATGGCAATTTGGTTGAAGCTGAATCGTTGCTTGTTAAAATGGAAGAGAAGGGTGTATCCCCTAATACGACAACTTACAACATTTTGTTGTCTCTGTATGCTAATGCGGGGAATATGGATGCTGCTCTTTCTTATTATAGAAGGATTAGAGAGGCTGGGCTCTTCCCGGGTGACGACACCTACAGAGCTCTTCTTGGTGTGTTATGCGCAGAGAATATGGTTCAGGCTGTGGAAAGTGTGATTGATGATATGGAGAAATCTTCTGTATCTGTTGACGAGTGTTCTCTTCCCGGTATCGTCAAGATGTATATTAATGAAGGAGATCTTGATAAAGCAAATGACTTGCTTCAGAAGTTTCAAATGAATAGGGAACCGTCATCGGCTATATGTGCTGCAATTATTGATGCTTTTGGCGAGAACGGGTTTTGGGCTGAAGCAGAGGCTATGTTTTATAGGCCAAGGCACATGGTACGACAAGCGAGGGATATACTAGAGTTTAATGTCATGATCAAAGCATACGGCAAAGCAAAACTTTATGACAAGGCTGTTTTTTTCTTCGAAGAAATGAAAAATCAAGGAATTTTCCCTATTGATAGTACATACCGTTCTATTATTCAAATGTTATCTGGTGCTGATTTAGTGGACCAGGCAAGGGATCTTATTGTTGAAATGCAGGAAATGGGGTTTAAGCCAAACTGTCAAACTTTTTCTGCTGTTATTGGAAGCTATAGCCGTCTTGGTCAGCTTTCCGATGCAGTCGACGTGTTCGAGGAAATGTTGAAAACTGGTGTAAAACCTAATGAGGTTGTGTTTGGATCTCTAATAAACGGATTTGCAGAACATGGTAGTCTTGATGAGGCGCTTCATTACTTCGACTTGATGAAAGAGTCAGGATTATCGGTAAATTTAATTGTGTTATCAACCCTACTAAAGGCCTACAGTAAGGCTGGTGACTTGGAAGGAGTGAAGTCCATCTACGAGCAGATGCAGAAGGTGGAACATGGTCTTGATATAGTTGCATGTAATAGTATGATTACTACCTTTGCCGAACTCGGCTTGGTATCCGAAGCCAGACGtacttttgaaaatttgaaaaaggCGGGTCGGGCTAATAGTACTTCATACGAAATAATAATGTATCTTTATAGAGACATCGGCCTGTTTGAGGAGGCAATCGAGATAGCAGAAGAGATGAAAATGTCAGGTTTAATGAGAGATTGTAATTCATATAACAAGGTAATGGTCTGTTACGCGGTTAATAGGCAATTTCACGAGTGTGGCAAATTACTACACGAGATGGTATCTAAGAAGGTTTTGCCAAATAATGAAACTTTGTTTGTGTTATTCTCTATACTAAAGAAGGGATGGTTTCCTATTGAAGCAGTGGAACAGTTAGAGTCATGTTTCGAGGAGGGGGAACCTTACGCTTTACAAGCAACCTACGCATCTTTGTACTCTTTACTTGGTATGCATGCTTTGGCACTTGAATCTGTTCAAACATTCATAGAATCTGAGCTTGAAAATCTTGAATCTGCTGCTGCCTATAATGTGGCAATCTATGTATATGCTTCAGCTGGAGATGTTGCGAAGGCCTTGAATATACACATGAAAATGCGGGATAAGCACGTGGAACCAGACATCGTTACTCAGATTTTTCTGGTAGGTTGTTATGGAAAAGCTCGCATGGTTGAAGGTGTGAAAAAGATACATAGCCTATTAGAATACGGAGAGGTTGAACGGAGTAAGTCGTTGTTCAGGGCTATTAAAGCTGCCTATAAACTCTGCAATAGGGATGGTGATATGAGATTCATGTTTGACTCGGACGAATACTCTGAAGCTGAAAGTTAA
- the LOC131620890 gene encoding pre-mRNA splicing factor SR-like 1 isoform X3, translating into MELQTSGRPIESLLEKVLCMNIMSSDYFKELYRLKTYHEVIDEIYNQVDHVEPWMTGNCRGPSTAFCLLFKFFTMKLTVKQMHGLLKHPDSPYIRAVGFLYLRYYADPKTLWNWFEPYAKDDEEFSPGSNGRMTTMGVYIRDLLLGQSSTTRMQVHHKNANADMFLIFTFFGVTV; encoded by the exons ATGGAGTTACAGACTTCTGGCAGGCCGATTGAGTCCTTGCTAGAGAAAGTCCTTTGCATGAATATCATGTCATCTGATTACTTCAAAGAGCTTTATCGGTTGAAAACGTACCATGAAGTTATTGATGAGATATACAATCAAGTTGATCATGTGGAGCCTTGGATGACCGGGAACTGTCGCGGTCCTTCGACTGCTTTCTGTCTGCTTTTCAAGTTTTTCACTATGAAGCTTACTGTCAAGCAGATGCATGGCCTGCTGAAACATCCTGATTCCCCTTACATAAGAGCG GTTGGATTTCTCTATCTGAGATATTATGCTGATCCGAAGACTCTGTGGAACTGGTTTGAGCCATATGCAAAAGATGATGAG GAGTTTTCTCCTGGATCTAATGGACGGATGACTACGATGGGTGTATATATCCGTGATTTGCTCCTTGGACAG AGCTCTACTACCAGAATGCAGGTGCATCACAAGAATGCAAATGCAGATATGTTCCTCATCTTCACATTTTTTGGAGTAACAGTATGA
- the LOC131620890 gene encoding pre-mRNA splicing factor SR-like 1 isoform X2 produces the protein MELQTSGRPIESLLEKVLCMNIMSSDYFKELYRLKTYHEVIDEIYNQVDHVEPWMTGNCRGPSTAFCLLFKFFTMKLTVKQMHGLLKHPDSPYIRAVGFLYLRYYADPKTLWNWFEPYAKDDEEFSPGSNGRMTTMGVYIRDLLLGQNAGASQECKCRYVPHLHIFWSNSMSTTSTHFFPASQFL, from the exons ATGGAGTTACAGACTTCTGGCAGGCCGATTGAGTCCTTGCTAGAGAAAGTCCTTTGCATGAATATCATGTCATCTGATTACTTCAAAGAGCTTTATCGGTTGAAAACGTACCATGAAGTTATTGATGAGATATACAATCAAGTTGATCATGTGGAGCCTTGGATGACCGGGAACTGTCGCGGTCCTTCGACTGCTTTCTGTCTGCTTTTCAAGTTTTTCACTATGAAGCTTACTGTCAAGCAGATGCATGGCCTGCTGAAACATCCTGATTCCCCTTACATAAGAGCG GTTGGATTTCTCTATCTGAGATATTATGCTGATCCGAAGACTCTGTGGAACTGGTTTGAGCCATATGCAAAAGATGATGAG GAGTTTTCTCCTGGATCTAATGGACGGATGACTACGATGGGTGTATATATCCGTGATTTGCTCCTTGGACAG AATGCAGGTGCATCACAAGAATGCAAATGCAGATATGTTCCTCATCTTCACATTTTTTGGAGTAACAGTATGAG TACTACTTCGACACACTTTTTCCCCGCATCCCAGTTCCTGTAA
- the LOC131620890 gene encoding pre-mRNA splicing factor SR-like 1 isoform X1 translates to MELQTSGRPIESLLEKVLCMNIMSSDYFKELYRLKTYHEVIDEIYNQVDHVEPWMTGNCRGPSTAFCLLFKFFTMKLTVKQMHGLLKHPDSPYIRAVGFLYLRYYADPKTLWNWFEPYAKDDEEFSPGSNGRMTTMGVYIRDLLLGQYYFDTLFPRIPVPVMRQVVANLEKLKLPTTHCGTTGETTRHGSDDTARRPPSVKAALSVSFGQRAPHRASTRDSSPIRRTVPPHEKNGTDDIRRSPSNRRSQSREYPERDRDRERSRSRDRERDRERERDRERDRDRYYDRNRNKDRDAERYRDRDRDRDHERDRTRRERDRERSYDYDKRSKYAERESSRDYDSSIGNGSRHYRSRSRSRSRSRSRSQSQVGTARYDSRSSPPRDVSKKTSASSNLAKLKDLYGDLGDSKGDANMERIPRRNNGGEEVIRLGGSSWKY, encoded by the exons ATGGAGTTACAGACTTCTGGCAGGCCGATTGAGTCCTTGCTAGAGAAAGTCCTTTGCATGAATATCATGTCATCTGATTACTTCAAAGAGCTTTATCGGTTGAAAACGTACCATGAAGTTATTGATGAGATATACAATCAAGTTGATCATGTGGAGCCTTGGATGACCGGGAACTGTCGCGGTCCTTCGACTGCTTTCTGTCTGCTTTTCAAGTTTTTCACTATGAAGCTTACTGTCAAGCAGATGCATGGCCTGCTGAAACATCCTGATTCCCCTTACATAAGAGCG GTTGGATTTCTCTATCTGAGATATTATGCTGATCCGAAGACTCTGTGGAACTGGTTTGAGCCATATGCAAAAGATGATGAG GAGTTTTCTCCTGGATCTAATGGACGGATGACTACGATGGGTGTATATATCCGTGATTTGCTCCTTGGACAG TACTACTTCGACACACTTTTTCCCCGCATCCCAGTTCCTGTAATGCGTCAGGTTGTGGCAAATCTTGAAAAGTTGAAGCTCCCTACTACACACTGTGGTACAACAGGGGAAACCACCCGTCATGGATCTGACGACACTGCTCGTAGACCACCTTCTGTGAAAGCTGCCCTTTCAGTCTCTTTTGGTCAGCGTGCGCCACATCGAGCCTCCACAAGGGATTCTTCACCCATTCGTCGTACAGTACCTCCTCATGAAAAAAATGGCACTGATGACATAAGACGATCTCCCAGTAATCGCCGCAGTCAGAGCCGTGAATATCCTGAAAGGGATAGAGACAGGGAGCGGTCACGCTCCAGGGACCGGGAAAGGGACCGGGAACGTGAAAGGGACAGGGAACGCGACAGGGACAGATATTATGACCGAAATAGGAACAAGGACCGAGATGCTGAAAGATACAGGGATCGGGACCGGGATAGGGATCACGAGAGAGACAGAACCAGGAGGGAGAGGGACAGAGAGAGGAGTTATGATTATGATAAGAGGTCTAAGTACGCAGAGAGAGAAAGTAGCCGGGATTACGACAGCAGCATTGGCAATGGTAGTAGGCATTATCGAAGTAGGAGTCGAAGTAGAAGTAGGAGCAGGAGCCGAAGTCAGAGCCAAGTTGGAACCGCACGATATGACTCGCGTTCTAGTCCACCTAGAGATGTAAGTAAGAAGACTTCTGCATCAAGTAATCTAGCTAAACTTAAAGATTTGTATGGTGATTTAGGCGATAGTAAAGGAGATGCCAACATGGAAAGAATTCCTAGAAGGAATAATGGCGGCGAAGAGGTTATTAGACTTGGTGGCTCTTCTTGGAAGTATTGA
- the LOC131620888 gene encoding transmembrane 9 superfamily member 2 isoform X2, which translates to MEKSTICLVSTIVILCCFSCINYVTSDASDHRYKEGDSVPFYANKAGPFHNPSETYRYFDLPFCSPANVEEKKEDLGEVLNGDRLVVAPYKLDFLINKKPESICKKILTRKEVDQFRHAVLKDYFYQMYYDDLPIWGFLGRFETKEKDDDGDSNEATIYLFRHVHFEILYNNDRIIDVFVRNDPNAVVDLTEDREVNIDFTYSVKWTETDIPFEKRLEKYSQTSSLSHHLEVHWFSIINSCVTVLLLTGFLAMILMRVLKNDFVKFTPDEEALDDQEESGWKYIHGDVFRYPRFKALFAAAHGIGSQLFTLVIFIFMLALVGVFYPYNRGALFTALVVIYALTSGIAGYSAASFYYKIEGKNWVKILVLTGSLFSGPLFLTFSFLNTVAVAYNSTAALPIGTIMVIFLIWTLVTSPLLVLGGIAGKNSQSEFLAPCPTNKYPREIPQLPWYRTTLAQMAMAGFLPFSAIYIELYYIFSSVWGHQIYTIYSILFIVFIILLIVTAFVNVALTYFQLAAEDHEWWWRSFLCGGSTGLFIYSYCVFFYHARSDMYGFMQTSFFFGYMACICYGFFLMLGTVGFRASLIFVRHIYRSIKCE; encoded by the exons ATGGAAAAGTCAACGATATGTTTGGTTAGTACCattgtgattctttgttgtttctCCTGCATAAACTACGTCACATCTGATGCATCAGATCATCGTTACAAAGAAGGTGATTCTGTGCCCTTTTATGCCAACAAGGCCGGACCCTTTCATAATCCCAG TGAGACATACAGATATTTTGATCTTCCCTTTTGCTCACCAG CTAATgtggaagaaaagaaagaagatctTGGTGAAGTTTTGAATGGAGATAGATTAGTTGTTGCTCCTTACAAACTTGATTTCTTGATTAATAAGAAACCTGAGAGCATCTGCAAGAAGATACTAACAAGAAAAGAGGTTGATCAATTCAGACATGCTGTTTTGAAGGACTATTTTTATCAAATGTACTATGATGATTTGCCGATTTGGGGTTTCCTTGGAAGATTTGAAACTAAAGAAAAAGATGATGATGGTGACTCAAATGAGGCCACGATTTATCTTTTTAGGCATGTTCATTTTGAGATTCTATACAATAACGATCGTATCATCGATGTTTTTGTTAGAAATGATCCGAATGCTGTTGTGGATTTGACAGAAGATAGAGAGGTAAATATCGATTTCACATATTCTGTCAAATGGACTGAAACAGATATTCCGTTCGAGAAAAGGTTGGAGAAATATTCACAGACATCTTCGCTCTCACATCATTTGGAAGTCCATTGGTTTTCGATTATTAACTCTTGTGTTACTGTTCTTCTCTTGACTGGATTCCTTGCCATGATTCTCATGCGTGTACTTAAGAATGATTTTGTCAA GTTTACTCCTGATGAAGAGGCGCTTGACGATCAAGAGGAGAGTGGATGGAAGTATATCCATGGCGATGTTTTTAGATATCCAAGATTCAAGGCTTTGTTTGCAGCAGCACATGGAATAGGCTCTCAGTTATTTACACT TGTAATCTTCATCTTTATGCTTGCTCTAGTCGGTGTTTTCTATCCATACAACAGGGGAGCTTTGTTTACTGCATTGGTTGTCATATATGCACTAACATCCGGTATTGCCGGTTATTCTGCAGCTTCCTTCTATTACAAGATTGAAGGGAAAAATTGG GTGAAAATTTTGGTGTTAACCGGAAGTCTTTTCTCTGGGCCGTTGTTTTTAACATTCAGCTTTCTTAACACTGTTGCTGTTGCGTATAACTCCACTGCAGCGCTACCCATTGGAACAATTATGGTTATATTCCTCATATGGACTCTTGTAACCTCGCCTTTATTGGTATTGGGAGGGATTGCTGGTAAGAATAGCCAATCAGAGTTTCTAGCGCCGTGTCCAACCAACAAGTATCCTAGGGAGATTCCTCAACTACCTTGGTACCGTACAACTCTCGCTCAGATGGCTATGGCTGGTTTTTTGCCATTCAGTGCCATTTACATTGAACTCTACTACATATTTTCTAGTGTTTGGGGTCATCAGATTTATACCATATACAGCATTTTGTTCATTGTTTTCATCATTCTATTGATTGTCACTGCTTTTGTTAATGTGGCTTTGACATACTTTCAACTTGCTGCTGAGGATCATGAATGGTGGTGGAG GTCTTTCCTTTGTGGTGGATCAACCGGCTTGTTCATATATTCCTACTGCGTCTTTTTCTACCATGCAAGATCAGATATGTATGGTTTCATGCAAACCTCTTTCTTTTTTGGCTACATGGCTTGCATTTGCTATGGTTTCTTTCTCATGCTTGGCACTGTCGGTTTCCGAGCTTCTTTAATCTTTGTCAGACACATATACCGTTCCATCAAGTGCGAATAG
- the LOC131620888 gene encoding transmembrane 9 superfamily member 2 isoform X1: MEKSTICLVSTIVILCCFSCINYVTSDASDHRYKEGDSVPFYANKAGPFHNPSETYRYFDLPFCSPGLFDANVEEKKEDLGEVLNGDRLVVAPYKLDFLINKKPESICKKILTRKEVDQFRHAVLKDYFYQMYYDDLPIWGFLGRFETKEKDDDGDSNEATIYLFRHVHFEILYNNDRIIDVFVRNDPNAVVDLTEDREVNIDFTYSVKWTETDIPFEKRLEKYSQTSSLSHHLEVHWFSIINSCVTVLLLTGFLAMILMRVLKNDFVKFTPDEEALDDQEESGWKYIHGDVFRYPRFKALFAAAHGIGSQLFTLVIFIFMLALVGVFYPYNRGALFTALVVIYALTSGIAGYSAASFYYKIEGKNWVKILVLTGSLFSGPLFLTFSFLNTVAVAYNSTAALPIGTIMVIFLIWTLVTSPLLVLGGIAGKNSQSEFLAPCPTNKYPREIPQLPWYRTTLAQMAMAGFLPFSAIYIELYYIFSSVWGHQIYTIYSILFIVFIILLIVTAFVNVALTYFQLAAEDHEWWWRSFLCGGSTGLFIYSYCVFFYHARSDMYGFMQTSFFFGYMACICYGFFLMLGTVGFRASLIFVRHIYRSIKCE; this comes from the exons ATGGAAAAGTCAACGATATGTTTGGTTAGTACCattgtgattctttgttgtttctCCTGCATAAACTACGTCACATCTGATGCATCAGATCATCGTTACAAAGAAGGTGATTCTGTGCCCTTTTATGCCAACAAGGCCGGACCCTTTCATAATCCCAG TGAGACATACAGATATTTTGATCTTCCCTTTTGCTCACCAGGTTTGTTTGATG CTAATgtggaagaaaagaaagaagatctTGGTGAAGTTTTGAATGGAGATAGATTAGTTGTTGCTCCTTACAAACTTGATTTCTTGATTAATAAGAAACCTGAGAGCATCTGCAAGAAGATACTAACAAGAAAAGAGGTTGATCAATTCAGACATGCTGTTTTGAAGGACTATTTTTATCAAATGTACTATGATGATTTGCCGATTTGGGGTTTCCTTGGAAGATTTGAAACTAAAGAAAAAGATGATGATGGTGACTCAAATGAGGCCACGATTTATCTTTTTAGGCATGTTCATTTTGAGATTCTATACAATAACGATCGTATCATCGATGTTTTTGTTAGAAATGATCCGAATGCTGTTGTGGATTTGACAGAAGATAGAGAGGTAAATATCGATTTCACATATTCTGTCAAATGGACTGAAACAGATATTCCGTTCGAGAAAAGGTTGGAGAAATATTCACAGACATCTTCGCTCTCACATCATTTGGAAGTCCATTGGTTTTCGATTATTAACTCTTGTGTTACTGTTCTTCTCTTGACTGGATTCCTTGCCATGATTCTCATGCGTGTACTTAAGAATGATTTTGTCAA GTTTACTCCTGATGAAGAGGCGCTTGACGATCAAGAGGAGAGTGGATGGAAGTATATCCATGGCGATGTTTTTAGATATCCAAGATTCAAGGCTTTGTTTGCAGCAGCACATGGAATAGGCTCTCAGTTATTTACACT TGTAATCTTCATCTTTATGCTTGCTCTAGTCGGTGTTTTCTATCCATACAACAGGGGAGCTTTGTTTACTGCATTGGTTGTCATATATGCACTAACATCCGGTATTGCCGGTTATTCTGCAGCTTCCTTCTATTACAAGATTGAAGGGAAAAATTGG GTGAAAATTTTGGTGTTAACCGGAAGTCTTTTCTCTGGGCCGTTGTTTTTAACATTCAGCTTTCTTAACACTGTTGCTGTTGCGTATAACTCCACTGCAGCGCTACCCATTGGAACAATTATGGTTATATTCCTCATATGGACTCTTGTAACCTCGCCTTTATTGGTATTGGGAGGGATTGCTGGTAAGAATAGCCAATCAGAGTTTCTAGCGCCGTGTCCAACCAACAAGTATCCTAGGGAGATTCCTCAACTACCTTGGTACCGTACAACTCTCGCTCAGATGGCTATGGCTGGTTTTTTGCCATTCAGTGCCATTTACATTGAACTCTACTACATATTTTCTAGTGTTTGGGGTCATCAGATTTATACCATATACAGCATTTTGTTCATTGTTTTCATCATTCTATTGATTGTCACTGCTTTTGTTAATGTGGCTTTGACATACTTTCAACTTGCTGCTGAGGATCATGAATGGTGGTGGAG GTCTTTCCTTTGTGGTGGATCAACCGGCTTGTTCATATATTCCTACTGCGTCTTTTTCTACCATGCAAGATCAGATATGTATGGTTTCATGCAAACCTCTTTCTTTTTTGGCTACATGGCTTGCATTTGCTATGGTTTCTTTCTCATGCTTGGCACTGTCGGTTTCCGAGCTTCTTTAATCTTTGTCAGACACATATACCGTTCCATCAAGTGCGAATAG